One segment of Dyella jiangningensis DNA contains the following:
- a CDS encoding alpha/beta hydrolase — MNPVMLPTQPDHFPEQAASFALEGPAGKLEAISDVALPDEARRGTAIICHPHPLQGGTMHNKVVTMVERALRESGLDTVRFNFRGTGESEGTYDHGNGEGDDLAAVAAWVRRLRPDDALWLAGFSFGSYVSIRNTVRLHADALISIAPPAGRWPFEGFELPSCPWLVVQGEEDEVVDPQAVFDWIDGMAKKPELVRMPETSHFFHRRLMDLRGVIKHAVQPWLPPLRQD; from the coding sequence ATGAACCCCGTCATGCTGCCTACCCAACCCGACCATTTTCCCGAGCAGGCCGCCAGCTTCGCGCTGGAAGGACCGGCCGGCAAGCTCGAAGCGATCAGCGACGTGGCGCTGCCCGACGAGGCGCGCCGCGGCACCGCCATCATCTGCCATCCGCACCCGCTGCAAGGCGGCACCATGCACAACAAGGTGGTGACGATGGTGGAACGCGCGCTGCGCGAGTCCGGGCTGGACACGGTGCGGTTCAACTTCCGCGGCACCGGTGAATCCGAAGGTACTTACGATCACGGCAATGGCGAAGGCGACGATCTTGCGGCCGTGGCCGCGTGGGTGCGCCGGCTGCGTCCCGACGATGCGCTGTGGCTGGCCGGCTTCTCGTTCGGCAGCTATGTCTCCATCCGCAACACGGTGCGCCTGCATGCCGATGCGCTGATCAGCATCGCTCCGCCTGCCGGCCGCTGGCCGTTCGAGGGTTTCGAGCTGCCCAGCTGCCCCTGGCTGGTGGTGCAGGGCGAGGAAGACGAAGTGGTCGATCCGCAGGCCGTGTTCGACTGGATCGATGGCATGGCGAAAAAGCCCGAGCTGGTGCGCATGCCCGAGACCAGCCATTTCTTCCACCGCCGCCTGATGGACCTGCGCGGCGTCATCAAGCACGCCGTGCAGCCCTGGCTTCCGCCGCTGCGGCAGGACTGA
- the zapE gene encoding cell division protein ZapE: MSDTPLLAPSARYQEGVAAHRWEADPAQQALLPEFDRMHAALVASTANGNGSGLFGRLKALLGNDEREAVPGLYLWGSVGRGKTFLMDLFVASLPSGMALRRHYHRFMGEVHEQLRALGERQDPLLEVAANLASRCRVLCLDEFLVNDIGDAMILGTLLQALFERGVSLVTTSNTAPTNLYKDGLQRARFLPAIALIEKHCRVVQMISSHDWRLRALTQADVYQTPPGPEAERALARIFSSQAEGQVDEGGEIVLNDRPIPVRKRAANILWFDFAALCEGPRAVSDYIELAKAGPAVIISNVPQFTVYTDDAARRFVLLVDEFYDRHVKLILSAAAPITELYDGERLRAEFGRTESRLIEMQSEEYLASEHLS, from the coding sequence ATGAGTGATACCCCCCTGCTCGCGCCCAGTGCGCGTTATCAAGAAGGCGTCGCCGCCCACCGCTGGGAGGCCGATCCGGCCCAACAGGCGCTGCTGCCCGAATTCGACCGCATGCATGCCGCGCTGGTGGCCAGCACCGCCAACGGTAATGGCAGCGGACTGTTTGGACGTCTGAAAGCCCTGCTCGGCAACGACGAGCGCGAGGCCGTGCCGGGCCTGTACCTGTGGGGCAGCGTGGGCCGCGGCAAGACCTTCCTGATGGATCTGTTCGTGGCCAGCCTGCCATCGGGCATGGCGCTGCGCCGCCACTACCACCGCTTCATGGGCGAAGTGCACGAACAACTGCGCGCGCTCGGCGAGCGGCAGGACCCGCTGCTCGAGGTGGCCGCCAACCTCGCCTCGCGTTGCCGCGTGCTGTGCCTGGATGAGTTCCTGGTCAACGACATCGGCGACGCGATGATCCTCGGCACCCTGCTGCAGGCCCTGTTCGAACGCGGCGTGTCGCTGGTGACCACCTCCAACACCGCGCCGACCAACCTCTACAAGGATGGCCTGCAGCGCGCGCGTTTCCTGCCCGCCATCGCGCTGATCGAGAAGCACTGCCGCGTGGTGCAGATGATTTCCTCCCACGACTGGCGTCTGCGCGCGCTGACCCAGGCCGACGTGTACCAGACCCCGCCAGGACCGGAGGCCGAACGCGCGCTGGCGCGGATCTTCTCCAGCCAGGCGGAAGGCCAGGTCGACGAAGGCGGCGAGATCGTGCTCAACGATCGCCCGATCCCGGTGCGCAAGCGCGCCGCCAACATCCTGTGGTTCGACTTCGCCGCACTGTGCGAAGGACCGCGCGCGGTGTCCGACTACATCGAGCTGGCCAAGGCCGGTCCGGCGGTAATCATTTCCAACGTGCCGCAATTCACCGTCTACACCGACGACGCGGCGCGCCGCTTCGTGCTGCTGGTGGACGAGTTCTACGACCGCCACGTGAAGCTGATCCTCTCGGCGGCCGCACCGATCACCGAGCTGTACGACGGCGAGCGCCTGCGCGCGGAATTTGGTCGCACGGAATCGCGATTGATCGAGATGCAGAGCGAGGAATATCTCGCGAGCGAACACCTGTCCTGA
- a CDS encoding efflux RND transporter periplasmic adaptor subunit, producing the protein MSRFWKIALVVVAVIVVGAVGFRLLHKPAADGGQAGEQSGQRKGQGQDKDKDTPVPVTVEPVVKQDVPVYLTALGTVQALNTVTINPQVSGQMLSINFKEGQEVKKGDLLAQIDPRTFQAAYDQAVAKQEQDEAQLSTAQSTLKRNDALVAKGYVAQLDMDTFRNNVANLTATVAADKAAVRSAKVNLDYTRIVSPIDGVAGIRNVDPGNVVTTTTAVVTLTQIHPIYVTFNLPEQNLEMVRKAAAGGDPLSVLALDRADAHTIADDGVLNVVDNQIDTTTGTFKLRSIFQNAKGDLWPGQFVNVRLKVRTVTGGLVIPSQAVQRGPDGDYVYLVQQDDTVKMNPVKVAGEVGDSHVMIGSGLALNDRVVTEGQFRLKPGSKVKALKPGEVPAAPTPAEMDKAKKNAQKQGGRRGG; encoded by the coding sequence ATGTCGCGTTTTTGGAAGATCGCGCTGGTCGTTGTGGCCGTGATCGTGGTGGGAGCGGTGGGCTTCCGTCTGTTGCACAAGCCGGCTGCCGATGGCGGCCAGGCGGGCGAGCAGAGCGGTCAACGCAAGGGCCAGGGCCAGGACAAGGATAAGGACACGCCGGTGCCGGTCACCGTCGAGCCCGTGGTCAAGCAGGACGTGCCGGTGTACCTCACCGCGCTGGGCACCGTGCAGGCGCTCAATACCGTGACCATCAACCCGCAGGTCAGCGGGCAGATGCTCAGCATCAATTTCAAGGAAGGCCAGGAAGTGAAGAAGGGCGACCTGCTGGCGCAGATCGACCCGCGTACGTTCCAGGCCGCCTATGACCAGGCCGTGGCCAAGCAGGAGCAGGACGAGGCTCAGCTTTCGACCGCGCAGAGCACGCTCAAGCGCAACGATGCGCTGGTCGCCAAGGGCTACGTGGCCCAGCTGGACATGGACACCTTCCGCAACAACGTGGCCAACCTGACCGCCACCGTGGCCGCCGACAAGGCTGCCGTGCGTTCGGCCAAGGTCAACCTCGACTACACCCGCATCGTCTCGCCGATCGACGGCGTCGCGGGCATCCGCAACGTGGACCCGGGCAACGTGGTGACCACCACCACGGCCGTGGTGACGCTGACCCAGATCCATCCGATCTACGTCACCTTCAACCTGCCCGAGCAGAACCTGGAGATGGTGCGCAAGGCCGCCGCCGGTGGCGACCCGCTGAGCGTGCTGGCGCTGGATCGCGCCGACGCGCATACCATCGCCGACGATGGCGTGCTCAACGTCGTCGACAACCAGATCGACACCACCACCGGCACCTTCAAGCTGCGTTCGATCTTCCAGAACGCCAAGGGCGACCTGTGGCCGGGCCAGTTCGTCAACGTCCGCCTGAAGGTGCGCACGGTGACCGGCGGCCTGGTGATTCCGTCGCAGGCGGTGCAGCGCGGTCCGGATGGCGACTACGTGTACCTCGTGCAGCAGGACGACACGGTCAAGATGAACCCGGTGAAGGTCGCCGGCGAAGTGGGCGACAGCCACGTGATGATCGGCTCGGGCCTGGCGCTCAACGACCGCGTGGTCACCGAGGGCCAGTTCCGCCTCAAGCCGGGCAGCAAGGTCAAGGCGCTCAAGCCGGGCGAAGTGCCGGCCGCGCCGACGCCGGCCGAGATGGACAAGGCCAAGAAGAACGCGCAGAAGCAGGGCGGTCGCCGCGGCGGCTGA
- a CDS encoding sensor domain-containing phosphodiesterase: MRTTAGDNPGQHTGGHSDAWETAVQTSVGGAPSEGFAVPGFDAVVRLVSRSLNVPLVALVLHGGTAYWFANGSALPSHEPRMLHPLYMEAARSLDPLVVLDTQSDPRFTDVAPAPGANSPIRFFASEPVCTLTGQQIGALCVMDLAPHAELSEHEHTSLRDAASLIGAGVVLRSYLGRTDPITQLPHRYAFFDDLRRHFQEGSPLAWVIAIDVAPVQRFNAFIRAMGHAYADELMRAVAQRTLAWIPPETRLYQVGATRFAAVLPDRHLEADATRLDELVARLRQPFDCLGIPLTIQPGVGLLKIGESELRGGDPLRLVMNASYAAQHSVRGWAVYDRRQDELHRQEFFLVTELAAALTDRTELDLHYQPRVDLDSGRCVALEALARWHHPTLGLIPPSRFIGLAERAGLMRSLTQWVLEHGVAELAHWRRKGHDIKLSFNVSSTDLGADLVNRVRQVAERHKVGLDSLELEFTENTLMEHSATTRRHLTAIRQLGAGIAIDDFGTGYSNLAALRQMPATSLKIDQSFVRGMGTSRHDEAIVRSVADLARSMGFRVVVEGVETHHLYDSVLAMACDEAQGFHIARPLPGADVLPWLATHRGMPSRRVV, translated from the coding sequence ATGCGCACGACCGCGGGAGACAACCCGGGGCAGCACACGGGCGGACATTCGGACGCGTGGGAAACAGCCGTCCAGACTTCCGTCGGCGGAGCGCCTTCCGAAGGTTTCGCCGTACCCGGCTTCGACGCCGTCGTGCGACTGGTGTCGCGCTCGCTCAACGTGCCCCTGGTGGCGTTGGTGCTCCATGGCGGCACGGCCTACTGGTTCGCCAATGGCAGCGCGCTGCCTTCGCATGAACCGCGCATGCTGCATCCGCTCTACATGGAAGCGGCACGCAGCCTCGATCCGCTGGTGGTGCTCGACACCCAGTCCGACCCGCGCTTCACGGACGTGGCCCCGGCGCCGGGCGCCAACTCGCCCATCCGCTTCTTCGCCAGCGAACCGGTATGCACCCTGACCGGTCAGCAGATCGGCGCGCTCTGCGTGATGGACCTCGCCCCGCATGCCGAACTGAGCGAACACGAGCACACCTCGCTGCGCGATGCGGCATCCCTCATCGGCGCCGGCGTCGTGCTGCGCAGTTATCTGGGGCGCACCGATCCGATCACGCAGTTGCCGCATCGCTATGCGTTCTTCGACGACCTGCGCCGGCATTTCCAGGAGGGTTCACCGCTGGCCTGGGTCATCGCCATCGATGTCGCACCGGTGCAACGCTTCAACGCCTTCATCCGCGCGATGGGTCATGCCTACGCCGACGAACTGATGCGGGCGGTGGCGCAGCGCACGCTGGCATGGATACCGCCCGAGACGCGGCTGTACCAGGTAGGTGCGACACGCTTCGCGGCCGTGCTGCCCGACCGGCACCTGGAAGCGGACGCCACGCGGCTGGACGAACTGGTGGCGCGCCTGCGCCAGCCGTTCGACTGCCTGGGCATCCCGCTCACCATCCAACCCGGCGTGGGCTTGCTGAAGATCGGCGAGAGCGAGCTGCGCGGCGGCGACCCGCTGCGGCTGGTCATGAACGCCTCGTATGCTGCGCAACACAGCGTGCGTGGCTGGGCCGTCTACGATCGACGGCAGGACGAACTGCATCGCCAGGAATTCTTCCTGGTCACCGAACTGGCGGCGGCACTCACCGATCGCACCGAACTCGACCTGCACTACCAGCCGCGCGTGGACCTGGACAGCGGCCGCTGCGTCGCGCTCGAGGCGCTGGCGCGCTGGCACCATCCCACGCTGGGACTGATTCCACCCAGCCGTTTCATCGGCCTCGCCGAGCGCGCCGGACTGATGCGCTCGCTGACGCAATGGGTGCTGGAGCACGGCGTCGCGGAACTGGCTCATTGGCGCAGGAAGGGCCACGACATCAAGCTGTCTTTCAACGTGTCCAGCACGGATCTCGGCGCCGACCTGGTCAATCGCGTCCGCCAGGTGGCCGAACGCCACAAGGTCGGCCTGGATTCGCTGGAACTGGAGTTCACCGAGAACACCTTGATGGAACACAGCGCCACCACGCGCCGCCATCTCACCGCGATACGCCAGCTCGGCGCCGGCATCGCCATCGATGACTTCGGCACGGGCTACAGCAACCTGGCCGCGCTGCGGCAGATGCCCGCCACCAGCCTGAAGATCGACCAGTCGTTCGTACGCGGCATGGGCACCAGCCGCCATGACGAGGCGATCGTGCGTTCGGTGGCCGATCTCGCGCGCAGCATGGGTTTCCGCGTGGTGGTGGAAGGCGTGGAGACCCATCATCTCTACGACAGCGTGCTGGCGATGGCCTGCGACGAAGCGCAGGGGTTCCACATCGCACGCCCCCTGCCCGGTGCGGACGTACTGCCCTGGCTCGCCACGCATCGCGGCATGCCGTCGCGCCGCGTGGTCTAG
- a CDS encoding peptidase C13 gives MPILLALALQTVPAAGTDFQTRMRQAKLAEGAAAGPDYQKKMWDRIGNATTDAYKACLASNTPADRSPFTLVANVGTDGHLTDIAVQPATPVANCMAGQFASWVLPAPPATPAPYPVEIDFSIKE, from the coding sequence ATGCCCATCCTGCTAGCCCTCGCCCTGCAGACGGTCCCCGCCGCCGGCACCGATTTTCAAACACGGATGAGACAGGCCAAGCTGGCCGAAGGCGCAGCCGCCGGGCCGGACTACCAGAAGAAAATGTGGGATCGCATCGGCAACGCCACCACCGATGCGTACAAGGCCTGCCTCGCGAGCAACACGCCGGCCGACAGGTCGCCTTTCACGCTCGTGGCGAATGTGGGTACGGACGGCCATCTCACCGACATCGCGGTGCAGCCGGCCACGCCGGTCGCCAACTGCATGGCCGGCCAGTTCGCGAGCTGGGTGCTGCCCGCGCCGCCTGCAACACCCGCGCCCTACCCCGTCGAGATCGATTTCAGCATCAAGGAGTAG
- a CDS encoding c-type cytochrome — MTKSDQSFMRSFSLLIAGLGALTLLLIVGAWLIYDHEPKETNPESAKQVAERIAPAGAVYAGDTGRAAMAAAQEAAAKAAASQVAYGGTTDGKTIYDNLCHSCHTAGVAGAPKLGDKGNWGPRIAEGLDTLVKHAIEGYKGPDGNMMPAKGGNPALTDEQVKNAVHWIVDQAK; from the coding sequence ATGACCAAATCCGACCAGAGCTTCATGCGCAGCTTCTCGTTGCTGATCGCGGGCCTGGGCGCGTTGACCCTGCTGCTGATCGTTGGTGCCTGGTTGATCTACGACCACGAGCCGAAGGAAACCAATCCGGAGTCCGCCAAGCAGGTGGCCGAGCGCATCGCGCCGGCAGGCGCCGTCTACGCGGGCGACACGGGCCGCGCCGCCATGGCCGCCGCGCAGGAAGCCGCCGCCAAGGCCGCCGCTTCGCAGGTCGCCTACGGTGGCACCACCGACGGCAAGACCATCTACGACAACCTCTGCCACAGCTGCCACACCGCGGGCGTGGCCGGTGCGCCGAAGCTGGGCGACAAGGGCAACTGGGGTCCGCGCATCGCCGAGGGCCTCGACACCCTGGTCAAGCATGCGATCGAAGGCTACAAGGGTCCGGATGGCAACATGATGCCGGCGAAGGGCGGCAATCCGGCGCTCACCGATGAGCAGGTGAAGAATGCGGTGCATTGGATTGTGGATCAGGCCAAGTAA
- a CDS encoding ACP phosphodiesterase, whose product MNHLAHTLLAGEDELLQLGGLMGDFVHGQPDPALPSGVIAGIRLHRAIDVYTDSHPEVAAARSLLPAPFRRYGGILLDMWFDHLLARDFPRWSEQRLETYSLGVRDMLDRHTPLLPPGLQRFRHYMEAHALPGGYARPEEIGAALDGISHRLRRANPVAEALPVLVGLDRPLQAHFEAFYPQLQSFAKRWREAELPVR is encoded by the coding sequence ATGAACCACCTCGCCCATACGCTGCTCGCAGGCGAAGACGAACTGCTGCAACTGGGCGGTTTGATGGGAGATTTCGTGCACGGCCAGCCCGATCCGGCCCTGCCTTCGGGCGTGATCGCCGGCATCCGCCTGCACCGCGCCATCGACGTCTATACCGACAGCCATCCGGAAGTGGCCGCCGCTCGCAGCCTGCTGCCGGCGCCGTTCCGACGCTACGGCGGCATCCTGCTCGACATGTGGTTCGACCACCTGCTGGCGCGCGACTTCCCGCGCTGGAGCGAGCAGCGCCTGGAAACCTATTCGCTCGGTGTGCGCGACATGCTCGATCGCCACACCCCGTTGCTGCCGCCGGGTTTGCAGCGTTTTCGCCACTACATGGAAGCGCACGCGCTGCCCGGCGGTTACGCCCGCCCCGAAGAAATCGGCGCCGCCCTGGATGGCATCTCGCATCGTCTCCGTCGTGCGAACCCGGTAGCCGAGGCGTTGCCGGTCCTGGTCGGACTGGACCGCCCGCTGCAGGCGCATTTCGAGGCGTTTTATCCGCAGTTGCAGTCATTCGCGAAGCGGTGGCGGGAGGCGGAGTTGCCGGTGCGGTAG